The genomic window CATTTAACACTCTGTCTCATCCCGTGACCACACTGCAGAGGCTCCTCTCGCGCTGGGCAGGAGGTTAGAAGCcacagtgaagaagctggcttgtTACCATTGGTGTATCGATAGAGCAGTGCCCTCAAAGTTGATAGTCGTAAACTTATTTCCTGTGCTCTGAGCCCACGAGCGATCTCCTTTGTTTTATTCAGGAACACCGCATTAAGGTAGAATGTGCCTGAGAGTAAAAGTAGTTTggagacattttaaaagttttatttctcaGTCATAAAAATCATATGCTATttgatatgcatgtgtgtgtgtaacatatacatttatacatgaTTTGTATGTGACGCATTGAATAATTCAGATTTTAAGAGCAAACCCACTGAGGATCCCGTTCAGAAGTGCTGCTTAGACTCCTGACAGTCTTCACCCAGCTTTGTGCATTTTTCTAGCCTTCTGCGGCCCACTGGAGTCTTCAGTCGACCCTGTTTTGCTTCGGCCCATTCGTGTTTCCTGGTGCTAGTCCTTCCAGGATCAAGCAAAGATAGCAGGATTAACCATCTATCTCTATAAAAACGAAACCCCAAAGATGTGACAGAACCTGAGCTCATTTCTGTCAGCACCTGGTGATGAAGGTCTAAGACGCCAAGATCAGCGTTGGTTTTCATGGCTGCTCTAATGTCCCCTGCTTACCAGCCATCAGAAAAGTTTTCGGAACTTGGAAACCCAGACTCTTAGCTGCCTtcaagacctttgttggccatgCCCCTTCTTCAGCTCTGTCCCAGTCCCATTCTCAGTGAAGGAGAACCTGGGGTCTTGAGAATCACATGTCATTTCCTGGCATCAGTATTGTTGGGGTGGAGGAAGGAAAGCCCGCGCAGCTTTCAGACTCCCCTTTGAGCTTAGGCTAGGCTGTGAAAAAGCAGATCTGTTCATGCCTGAGAAGCAGCAGCCCCCCCAGCTGCGGCGTTGGGTAACCTCTCTGTGAGAACGCGCACGCTATACACAAAGCCTGCCTCATCCAGAAGACACAGCTGTGCTCCCGTGACATCCAGGAGCCTCCCCGAGCCCTACAGGTGGAACATGCTGGTGGCCTCCACGTTGTGAGAGGCTGAAGCACTCCTGGAAGTGTCCTCCGAACACGTGTGTTGGCCTGAGACACCCAGGTAAGGGAGGCAGCCTGCGTCTTTCACGAGCTTCCAGAAATTCTTCCGAAACTTGAGGCCAACAAAGGCATAGAGCACAGGATTAAGGCAGGCACGCAGGTAGGCAATGGCCTCTGTCACCGCGATGGCGTAGTGGAAGCTGGTCATGGTGTGGTACTCCCAGCTCGTGCTGCGGATGAGCTTCACGAGGTTGAAGGGCGTCTGGGTCAGCAGGAACACCGCCACCACCAGGAAGATGATCTTCAGAGACTTGTGCTTCCGGAAGCCTCGAGCCTGAAGCAGGGTCTTGATGATGACCGAGTAGCAGGCGACCATGGCAAGCAGTGGCAGGAAGAACCCCAGGGTCATCTGGATGGCCAGCACCATGGAGGAAATCGCCTCGTGATAACCGCAGGAGGGCCGGTCGTGGTAAAGGACATTGCCGTAGATGATCTGCGGCAAGGAAACCAGCAGGGAAACCACCCAGATGGACGAGCAGATGGCCTTACCCCAGGCCATGCGCTTGGCCTGCTGGTTGTAGGCCTTGGTGGCCCGCACCACCGCGACGAAGCGGTCCACGGTGATGCAGGTGAGGATGAGCATGGACGTGTAGAAGTTCAGCGTGTAGATGCCCAGCAGGGCTTTGCACATGATGCTGCCAAAGACCCACTCGTGGATGCCTGCATAGGCCCAGAAGGGCAGAGTGCAGACGAACACCAGGTCAGCCAGGGGCAGGTTCATCAGGAACACATCCGTCAGGCTCTTCAGCTTCTGGTAGAAGACGTAGATGACCAGCACCAAGGAGTTTCCCACCAGGCCGCAGGTGAACACCACCACGTACATGCACGGCAGGAAGAACTTGCTGAACTGCAGGAAGTCTTGGTGCCCCTGGCTGCTGTCGTTGGAACTATTGAAGAACCCGAGGTCTTCGTAGTTATACTCAGCCATGCCGTCTGTTCTGCTGGACCCCTGGGAGACAGACCACAGGAATTACATCCATTTGGGTTGAGGGTGACCCCTCCTGTCCTCCCACTGTCCCACTGCCCACATTCAGGGGGCAAATGTGCGtgtatgtatgctaagtcacttcagtcatgtccgacactttgcaaccctgtggactgtagcccaccaggctcctctgtctgtgggattctctaggtaagaatactcgagtgggttgccatttccttctccaggggatcttccccacctggggatcgaacctgcatctcttaagtctcctgcattagcggacgggctctttaccactagtgccccctagGAAGCCCCCTCCTGTCTTCCCACTGCCCTGCTGCCCACATGTTGGGGGCAAATAGTCAGCTTCTAAACGTTCCCACTGTTCTGCTGGGTAACAGCCCAGGATACTGGGGACAGCCTGTTCTGAGAGGAAACTGCTCAGCAGTTTATCTTGCGGTAAAGCTCTCAGGACCCCACCCACATTCCAGAAAATCCTGTGCTGAATGGCCTTGGAAGTAGAGGTCATCACATGGTGAAATGGGGACCGTGTCCTTTTGGAAGGACTGTGCTGGTCTTCAGTGGGGAGGCTGTCTTCATCTGCCTGGGCCTCACAGCAGGTACCCACCCAGCCTGTGCCCCATGTTTTGTGAGGTTGACCCCTGGACCTGGAATTGTGAAGCTATGGCAATATCCCCCTTAGAGGGGGGTCCACCTTGATGGGCCTGGAGAGCAAGAGGAGTTTGGTCCTTTCTGCCCCAGGTGGCCTGTTCATCCTGCCTTATCTTCCTGTGATGGGGAGGCAGGTTGGGGAACAGCCAGGCTGCCCAGTGCTTTGGCTAAGTGGCTTCCTGCCCAGGGAACTGGGTGGTTCTCCTCACGCCCAACCCCAGCCTTCCCCTTGCTTGTCTGTGTATGATATTTCACCCTCAGGGCCTCTTTGATCTCTAGGAATCTCTTCAGGGTAGATTACCTGAGAAGGGAACATTGCTCTTGCTTTTATAACCAACTGTGTAGGGCTGAGGGGTCTCCTTTAACAAACAGAAGAGCTGATGGAAATGGGATGTCAGGGGGATGGGCAGCCACAAACAGGGCCGATGGCCAGCCTTGCAGTGGGGCTGCTTATAGCAGAGACCAAATAGCTGTCTTTCTTGCCTGAGGGTCCTAGCCCTTCAAGATAATCACCACCTGGGACCCTGCTGTGGGCCCTGGGACCCCACTAGGGACCACGGACCAGCCCCAGGGGTGACGTAGTCTGGCGCGGGAGCAGAGGCAGCTTTGGCAGCATCAGCCTTGGGGGGTCAGGTCGGTCCCCTGCAGGTCAGTGACCCGCGGACACTGAGCTCGCAGGGGCTCCTGCAGTGACTCGTGCCATAACCCACTGGCACCTCAAGGAGAGCTTTAGGAAGGACAGGCCTTCGTCCAGCAAAGGCAGAATATCAACCGGCTGGAGAAGAGGCTGCAAGAGAGATGATTTCTCCTTTTGGCCTCCTCAGAGACTCGACTTTTCCCCATGCTGGGTCCTGACTAGAAGGGATGTCCACCTTTGTGCTACCACCTTGGTTGTTCATGGGGTCAAAGCAGCAGAAAGGACCTTGCCTTTGGGCTAGGACTGCTTAGTGCTAAGTCCCTCCTCCTGGACCACAAACCGTTGGCTCTAAGAGTGAAAGGCCAGCCCGGCAGCATTGTGCCCCGCCGTCTCTGGGCTGTAGGTTAAGTTGGGTCCAACGATCATGTGTCTGTGTTACTGCTTCACATGGGGGCAAAAACATTTATCATTTAGAACATGACATTGAAGGTAACGTCACAACTCCATTATCACTTGACTTACTCTTCCCTGTAAAAAATGCATTACACTGGCATTGCAGTTGCCTCAGAGGACCCATGCAAACTCATTTGTAACAGTTGGTAAATTTAGACAGTATTTAACAGATTGGGAATGCACAGTTATGTGCAGATGGagtattaaaaattactttcccTTCTAGAAATGTTAAAAGtactcatttctttattttctctaacCAAAGTCCTAGGTTgatttgtgaaaattttaaaaataataatatatccaACTTTGGAAATAGTAAATATGtgataataaataaagaaaatataatctaGGCATAAAATAGAATATGATTGAAACATTGAGGAAGCACCCTTGACTTTGGGAAATACAGTGTGTCAAACAttgtttttattggagcatagttgattcaCTGTGTGGGGTTAgattcagctgtacagcaaagtgagtgaGTTATGCATGTACGAATGTCTACTCTTTCTTTCTAGACTCTctccccatataggccattacagggattgagtagggttccctgtgctatgcagctatataggagtgtgtatatgtcaatcccagtctcccaatttctgcccccccaaaaatacatttaaattgctCAAAACAATGTAAGCACAAAGTCGATATGCAAAATACTATTTGGCTGTTACTATTACAGCGAATAGAGGACAAAGTGCATGTGAAATTGATGATGATCTCAACGTGCTTTGATCAGAAACCGCTTTGAGAGTCTCCTAAAAGCTGCACATCGTTTCCCTCAGTGATGATGTACATACATGCCTGCAATTGCAGGGATTCATGAACTCTAAACCCCCCTGTTCCATGCTCTATGGGCCTTGTTTAAGAACCTACGATAAGCTCTATGGTTTggacaaaaaattttttaaaacaaacagaaattacATTTTATCAGCAGTTCACCCCTGACTGGTAGAATTAGTAGTGACTTATTTCCCttcctcatttaaaattttctgtattttcaaaagcTATTACAGTTGTGTATTGATgtacatggagaaaagaaagaaaaccatgagCTAAGATAACAACGGtcctataaaatgggaaagaaacggaaaaaaaagggaaaaagagattAGTCAGTGAACAACACGGGTAGCTAGCATCTCCTTGTCTCCTAGGGAAGGTGTGACCCTGCCATTCCTATCAGCAGCGTGTTTAGTTTTTTAGTttagtctctcagccgtgtccgactctttgtgaccccctggactgtagcctaccaggctcctccgtccacgggatgctccaggcaagagtactggggtgggcagccatttccttctccagaggatcttcccgacccagggattggacccaggtctcccacactgtaggcacaTCATGTTACCAGCGTCGTATTACAGAAACAGATTAAGTCACGGTCCTCTACTCTAGCCCTCTGGCAGCAAGTGGCTGAGTTGGAGTTTGAGCCAAGAGCAGTTGAGCTTGAAAACCCAGGCACTTGACTGTACCACGCTGCAGCAGGACTCTGAGAATCCCCCCCAAAACGTGGGGTTAGCCCCTCTTTTAActataaagaaaagataaatgactCACCGGTAGGGCtgttctttcagtttgttaagcaGACGAGGTTGCTCACAGCAGGAAGGTCTGCCTTTGTCTCTGATGTGGTCCGGGTTTCCGTTGAGTGATTGTGAAGAGTCCTCAGTTGGTGATGTTAGGAGACCCAGCCCTTCCCCATCTTGCAGGTCAGAATCCACATGACCCAGCCCGCACCCGTGTAATTTGGGGGTCCGAGAGACAAAGCAGTGGCTCCGATGCTGCACAACCCCCACAGCCTGGCTGGGGTCTTACCCTTTTACCAGGATCTGAGAGGGTTTTAATTTGTAAACCAAAGGGGAGCCATGCGCAGGTCTGGCACTGGTAGTCCACTGAAGATGGTGGCATTTATACCCTAAAATTATTTCATCCACTAGTCGTATGTTCCTTTGGAGCAGTTTGGGTCTGGACCAGTGCAAAGTTGATGCTATGGCCTGGGTTCTGTGTGTGTACACCTCCAACATACACGACAGCCCTGATCCCTATAGTGACCGTGCAAGTAggtattatcccattttatagatgggaataCAGAGGACCATACCCAGAGAACAACCCTCATGGACTCAAAGCCAGTAACTGCCATTGCCAGGATGCAAGGCCAGGTGTCTATCATCACCAGGCCAGTGGGCCAGATGGCTTCTAGAGATGGGTCTGCCAGAGGGCCTGATGTCACCCTGCCTCCTAAACCCACTCCACTCAGGTGGTGCTCACCACCCTGCTTCTCACAGCTAGGGTCACCAGTGAACAGGCTGAACCAAATCCTGAAGGACCTGTCTCTCTCAACAAGACATCCCTTCACAGGGAGCCAGCCCCACATTTTGGAGTCTTTGAGCTTTGAGAGATGAGTTCCTCCCAGCGACAAGCCAACCGTGTCACTTAGGCCCAGTTCACGGGATGATGACAGAAGGGCCTGAACCTGGTCAGACACACTGACTTGGCAGTGCTTGTCCCCCTCAGCACGTCCTCCCTGGGGAGAAGCAGCCCGGTGCCCTCTGTGACCGCGCCCATGCCTGGGAGGGAGGAGAGCTATGTATCTCAGAGAGAGCGAGACTCTACTTGTCATAAGCATTCTCCAGTGGAGAGTTCAAACTCACAACTAAGTCAgagcccccccccgcccccagtttGAGGAccagaattttatttctgttgtcttCCAATTTGGAGTGTCGGTTGCTTGTCTTTGAAACACAAGTGAACTTCTTGACGGCAGATACCCAGTCATATGTCTTGGGTTTTCCCCCAGATCATGCAAACAGCTCTTGAGCAGAATCAGGGAAGAATAAAAGGGCCGTGGCAGCTGTGCCCACCGCAGGCTCTCTTGGGGTCAGACTCTTGACCCATTCCCTTTTTCTGAACGCCTGACACTCTGGAGCCAGAGCCCTGGTTCCGGCAGCAGCTCTGGGACCAGGAATGGGGCAGTGGCTGCCGGGAGAGGAGTAACTGCCAGGcggtggtgggtggtgggtggtgggggctGTGGAAGATGAGTGGAAAGACCCTCAGAAAAGCAGCCTACCCAGAGGGCAGCAGGCGGCGGGTCAGTGGTGAGGACAGGGATGTGGGTCTGCATATTTACCAAGTAATCAGACATCAAAACCAGAAGCGCCCTTCTTCACTTGGTTTTTCAGCAAAAAGGAAgccaaaaccaaaagaaaaactgGTAAGAATTTAAAAGTCAAGTAAAAAGATGCGCCCAAGCCCCGCAGTGAATGTGGCCCACCGTGTGGCTTAGCCTCTCCTTCTAGACCCGAGCTGTTCAGCAGAGCCTTCTGGAATGCTGGGTGTGCCCTGTGGCTGCGTGACCAACAGGCAAGTGTAGGTATCAGGCACTTGGAGTGTGGCCACCGGAACCATGGAGCCAAGCTCtgagttttgttttaattctgatGAATTTAAGCGGCCACGTGAGGCCAGTGGCACTGCACTGTACTCTACTGGGCAGAGCAGTTGTAAAGCAGAGGCCTCTCCAGTTCACAGGAGGCCCCGGGTAACAGGCAGAGCAGCACTCCTAACGCTGGCCTGGCCTGGCGGAGGGGCAGGTGGGGCCCCCTGAAGAAGGCTGTCAGCAGGACACACAGGCCAGGAGGCTCTCTAGGCTCCATGCCTTCCTCAGACAACCTGAGCGGCCAGGAGTCTGCTTCTCGGGCAATTGGCAGGATTGAAGTTAAAGAAGCAAGTGGTTGAGGCGTTCTGATTTGTGACAGGAAAATACTGTAGATTCCAGCTGCAGATACTGAGCTGGACAGAGCCCCACTGTGACCCCTCGTCCAGGCAGGCGTGGACCCTGGACCACCTTGCTGGAGACTTCCTCAGCGTCTTTGCCTGTGGTCGCCTGTTCATTCTTGCTTGCTTCTGAAGTGGAGTGAGCCTTGCTCATGCCCTTGAGGACATTAGGGACAGAAACCACGTTGGCTGTGTGCAAGGCAGGTGCCGAGGCCAACTGTGGCAGGGGTGGCCAAGATGACCACCCCTAAGAGGGCAAGGTGACAGATACACGTGCCTCAGTACAGGTTCCTCTCGACTGACCGCAGGCTCAGGGGCGGAAAGGCAGATGGACAGGATGGGGTGACATGCCATCAGCCACAAGAGGCCACCATAGCTAGTAGTCAGTTCCCACGGCCAGAGCAAGGGGAGGAGGAGTCACCTGTGGACAGTGAGCTTTTCTGAAACATCTCAGTGGCAACAAAAGGAGAGAGGGTGCCCCCTAGTGGCCTTGCATTTGTTCCCTGTCCTTCTCAAACTTCAAAATCCCTTGATATCTTCCAGCAGAGTTGCTTGAACATTTTCTGCTGCGTCCCACAGGCAGAAATTTACATGACTACCCAGGTGTGTATCTGTGTAGACATAAAGTCGAACAAGAGCCTCTTAAAAACAATAATGCTTATCCTTACTACATGCAATGTGATGCAAAAATGTGttgacattttctattttttttaaaatatgcatcatAACTTACTCAGCTGATTCACAACTCACTGATTGGGTTGTAACCCACAGTTTGAAGAGCCATTGAAAGGAAGGTCTGTGTCCCTAACCATCGCCTTTGAGATTGCATCACCCACCCATGcacactcccccctcccccacccaccgcTCCCCCGCCCGGCACAGAGCTCCCCGACACGGGGCCTCAGCCAGGACTGGCAAGGGTCGTGGGATCTACTCCGGTAGTACATGCAAGTAATCAGGTTGTCTGTGTCATGATGGTCAGAGAGGtgaggagatggaggaggagaagaaaaaacagaTGAAGACTCTTTTTTCATCGCACcccacggcttgtgggatcttagttccccaaccagggactgaacccgtgcctcctgcagtgggagcagagagtcgctaccgctggaccaccagggaaggcccagcgtcttttatttattcacttattattatttttttaatcgtTTGGCTTTTTCTATTTTAACCATTATTTTCTCGTTTTTAcgtttaggtctgtgatccatttctGAGTTAATCTCTTGTATGTGGTGCAGAGTATGATCAGTTGTTGACACTGCCCTTTTGCATTGGGGTATTCAGATTTTTTCCTAGCACCATTattacatggcatgtgggatcttagttccccaattaggggttgaacccgtgcctcctgcatcagaaggtgaagtcttagcccCTTGGGGAAGTCCTCTGGTGTCTTTTATTCTTAATGCAGGAAAACTGAGGGAACGAACGACCGTTTCCAGCATTCGTTTCGCATGTTATTTATCTCTCGTTTATGGTGCTTCACTTTGGACAAGGTTGAGAGCAAATGAAACGAGACGGGCTGACTGGCGCTGGGACTCCCAGctcctctcccctgtccctcTGCTTCCCCAGCTATTAAGTGGAAGTTGGACTGGATGATTCTTAGAGCTGCTTCTTGCACTAACATTCTGTGATGGCAGTGTGGGAATCTGGAAGCCAGTGGTTGAAAGATGAATAGGAAGgaggtgttggacagggaggaggTCAGAGGTGGGCTGGGCCAAGGAGGAAAAGGAGCAACAGGTTTGCCCTTGGTGGCAGCAGACACTTCAGGACATGTTCTTGCTGCTCCTTCCCTGGAAACAGTGCCCGCCAGGTCGAGCCTGGCTCCTCCCGGCCAGTGGAATGCCTTCTCCAAGTCCTTTGAAACTTACAGCCTTTGTAGGCCGGCAGAACTGGGGTCCAGCTGGTTCCATCTCCTCCCTTTTAGAGAGGAaaacatggagaaggaagtggctcaCCCAGAGTCAGAGTTGGTCATAAAGCCAAGACTGGAACCGCCTTGAGTGATGCCTACCCCTTCCACCTGCGTACCCccttctctcacacacacacacaagccataCTCTCTCTGGATCCACTCCTCGCCCCAGCCAGAGGGCGCCCACTGCTTGGCCCT from Capricornis sumatraensis isolate serow.1 chromosome 10, serow.2, whole genome shotgun sequence includes these protein-coding regions:
- the CXCR6 gene encoding C-X-C chemokine receptor type 6: MAEYNYEDLGFFNSSNDSSQGHQDFLQFSKFFLPCMYVVVFTCGLVGNSLVLVIYVFYQKLKSLTDVFLMNLPLADLVFVCTLPFWAYAGIHEWVFGSIMCKALLGIYTLNFYTSMLILTCITVDRFVAVVRATKAYNQQAKRMAWGKAICSSIWVVSLLVSLPQIIYGNVLYHDRPSCGYHEAISSMVLAIQMTLGFFLPLLAMVACYSVIIKTLLQARGFRKHKSLKIIFLVVAVFLLTQTPFNLVKLIRSTSWEYHTMTSFHYAIAVTEAIAYLRACLNPVLYAFVGLKFRKNFWKLVKDAGCLPYLGVSGQHTCSEDTSRSASASHNVEATSMFHL